A stretch of DNA from Bacteroidales bacterium:
TTTAGGAACCTGTGGTTTTAAATCGATCACCCTCAAATTAAATAAACGCACCAATTCATCTTTATACGTTATCGTTTCAGGAAATAAATAACCGGTGTTTATAAAATAAATGGGAATCGTATGGTCGATACGGCTAATAATATGAAGCAAAACCACACTCTGAGTCTGAAAAGAAGAAGTAGCAAAGAGTTTCTTTTCCTGATGTTTGTATAATTTTATCCTGCGTTCTATTTCTTCAAAAGTCATACAATAATATTTTTGCAAAAATAACTATTTTTTCCTACAAAATTGATAGACTATTATAAACAGTTTTTTTAATAATAGCCATTATTGTTTTGATATTAACACAAATATTTTTATTAAACTTTTACAATTGGTGTATTTTTTGATATATCTTTGTGCTTATATAAGTTTATATTTTGTAACCTTAATTTTATTGTATATGAAAACGCTCTTATCATTTTTTATGATCCTGTTTACCACAGTCTTAGTGGCTCAAACAGAACTTCCTGCTTCTATAAGCAATGCTATTAAAAATGGCAATGCAACCGAACTCACAAAAAGCTTTAATATAAATGTCGATTTGACCATTCTTGACAAACAAGATATTTACAGCAAAACACAAGCAGAAAGTTTATTAAAAGATTTTTTTGCAAAAAATATTCCTTCCAATTTTACCATTATTCACAGAGGAGGCAAAGAAGATGCTCAATATTATGTTGGTAAACTTACAACC
This window harbors:
- a CDS encoding DUF4783 domain-containing protein: MKTLLSFFMILFTTVLVAQTELPASISNAIKNGNATELTKSFNINVDLTILDKQDIYSKTQAESLLKDFFAKNIPSNFTIIHRGGKEDAQYYVGKLTTSTGNYRISILIKGQSKTAFIHQFRIEKEND